Proteins encoded within one genomic window of Paramisgurnus dabryanus chromosome 13, PD_genome_1.1, whole genome shotgun sequence:
- the LOC135728147 gene encoding C-C chemokine receptor type 5-like, whose translation MAAPSLDYLKGHELSSLHGPITDEPNITPLYDYSDYYSEGLDPSVLSCDYGVHASNILPVLYSLFFVMGLLGNLLVLWVMLMGVKLRSMTDICLLNLALADLLLVSSLPFLAHYARDQWVFGGPMCTIVLGVYHIGFYSGIFFIVLMSVDRYLAVVHAVFALRVRTKTYGILASVVIWIIAVAASFPELMYLEISKHNNKTYCQSYPTDDHNSHHYANTVGIIKMNVLGLFIPLCVIVFCYSMILHRLPTVHPSRKQAVRLVIVVMVVFFCCWAPYNIAAFVKALELNKLIETSCDKSKAITLSLQITEALAYSHSCLNPILYVFVEQKCRRHLFRLLNKTPISRFQFMKRYLTQATGSVYSQTASVVDRHTTVV comes from the exons ATGGCTGCCCCCAGTCTCGATTACCTGAAGGGACATGAATTGTCCAG TTTGCATGGACCAATTACTGATGAACCAAACATCACTCCCTTATACGACTATAGTGACTACTACAGTGAAGGTCTTGATCCATCTGTGTTATCCTGTGATTATGGAGTTCATGCATCCAACATCCTGCCTGTGTTATACTCTCTGTTCTTCGTGATGGGTCTGCTGGGTAACCTGCTGGTGTTATGGGTGATGTTGATGGGTGTAAAGCTGAGAAGCATGACTGACATCTGTCTTCTGAACCTGGCTTTAGCTGATCTCCTGCTGGTCTCCTCTCTCCCGTTCCTGGCTCACTATGCCAGAGATCAGTGGGTCTTTGGAGGCCCCATGTGCACCATAGTTTTAGGCGTCTATCACATTGGATTCTACAGTGGGATTTTCTTCATTGTACTGATGAGTGTTGACAGATATTTAGCTGTGGTTCATGCTGTGTTTGCTTTGAGAGTCAGAACAAAGACATATGGGATCTTAGCCAGTGTGGTCATCTGGATCATTGCTGTTGCAGCTTCGTTTCCTGAGCTTATGTACCTTGAAATCAgtaaacacaataataaaacataCTGTCAGTCTTATCCAACAGATGATCACAACTCTCACCATTATGCAAACACTGTTGGTATCATTAAGATGAATGTTTTGGGATTATTTATTCCACTGTGTGTAATTGTATTTTGTTACTCAATGATTCTTCACAGACTCCCAACAGTTCACCCTTCCAGGAAACAGGCCGTGAGACTTGTCATTGTAGTGATGGTTGTCTTCTTCTGCTGTTGGGCTCCATACAATATTGCAGCTTTTGTGAAAGCATTGGAGCTAAATAAACTCATAGAGACATCCTGTGATAAAAGCAAAGCAATCACTCTTAGTCTTCAGATCACAGAAGCTTTGGCTTACTCACACAGCTGCTTGAATCCCATTCTCTATGTGTTTGTAGAACAGAAATGTAGGAGGCACCTTTTCAGACTCCTGAACAAAACACCCATCAGCAGATTTCAGTTCATGAAGAGATACCTTACACAGGCTACAGGATCTGTTTATTCACAGACTGCCAGTGTGGTTGACAGACATACTACAGTAGTGTGA